In Mycobacterium sp. Aquia_213, the sequence GCGACGGCTTGAAGGCGCGACACGATTCCACGCTGAGCTGTCGATCGAAAAGCGGCGAGAGCCCGGCGTTGTCCAGTGGTGTCGAAACCCCGGGCCGGTGTGGCGAGTTCGTCAGCGTCACCAGTCGAAACCCGTTGTCGCGCAGCGCTGTAAGTCCTGCTGTGGCGTCGGGGTGTGCCGGCATGGTGCGCATCTGCTCCCGCAGCCGACGTGCGTCGGTGTCGGTGACCTCTACGCCGTAGATATCGGCCAGCATGTGCAACACGCCTTGACCGATCGTGAAGAAGTCCGCATAGCAGTCCGCCAAGGTGGCCGCCATCGAGTACGTGACGAGTTGGCCGAACCACTCGCGGAGCACCCGCTCGTCGCCGAACAGCTCCCCGAAAAGTGGTGCGATGGAGTCGATGTCGATCAGCGTCTCGTTGACGTCGAAGACGAGCACTGACGGTGTCATTGCCATGCCTAGTGCTTTCCTAACACTTCCTCGGTATCGAGTCCGCGGTCCACGCCATGGGGGATGACTGTTTGGCCGGGCTCGAGCCGCAGCTGGGTGTCATCTAGGTAGACGTCGATCTTGTCGGGCTCAAAGGACACCAGGTTGCTCACCCGTCCCACCTCCGTCCAGGCGTTGACGTAGGACCAGGCCGCACGTTTGCGGCTGCCGATGTCATAGTAGGAGGCGATGCCCTTGTATGGGCAGAAGGTTTGTCCCTCACTGGGTTCGAGCGCCGTTTCGTCGATATCCTCGCGCGGTACGTACCAGCGTGGGGCAAACCCGGATTCGTACAACGCCAATGGGCGCTGCGTGTCCGCGATCACCGCGTCGCCATCGCGGACGACGAGATGCCTTGAGGTCGAGCGGATGTCGATGCGGTGATAGGCGTCGGCGGCATGCCCGACGATGCGTTCGTCCTCTTCGTAGAAGGCCTCCATGGCGCGCCAGGCGAAGGCCAGCCGTCCGTCCAGGACCGCGGCGTGCGGTGGCAGCCCGGTGTGTTGCCACGCGCTGTGATTGGCCTCGTGCTCCGAGACGCGGACGGTGAACCACCGGGTGTCGCCCAGGTCCTTGTGCTGCGTCACGCGGTCCTCGGTGACGAGAACTCCCTCTTCGATGTCACCCCGTGGGAAGTAGGCCACGGGATAGCGTCCCGGCTCGTGCAGCAACACCACGTCTTCGCTGTCGGCAATCCACCGGTCGGCGAAGCGCACCCGCATGCGGCGGCGCAATGGTTCGG encodes:
- a CDS encoding haloacid dehalogenase type II, yielding MTPSVLVFDVNETLIDIDSIAPLFGELFGDERVLREWFGQLVTYSMAATLADCYADFFTIGQGVLHMLADIYGVEVTDTDARRLREQMRTMPAHPDATAGLTALRDNGFRLVTLTNSPHRPGVSTPLDNAGLSPLFDRQLSVESCRAFKPSPVVYRHACEELGVAPADCMMVAAHPWDLLGAQNVGFSAALVTRPGNPPLRVAGLPQPALVVDDLHQLATELIAGRR
- a CDS encoding DUF427 domain-containing protein yields the protein MGLAWQQGPLATGSVGHFLTEQALPERLLFAEPLRRRMRVRFADRWIADSEDVVLLHEPGRYPVAYFPRGDIEEGVLVTEDRVTQHKDLGDTRWFTVRVSEHEANHSAWQHTGLPPHAAVLDGRLAFAWRAMEAFYEEDERIVGHAADAYHRIDIRSTSRHLVVRDGDAVIADTQRPLALYESGFAPRWYVPREDIDETALEPSEGQTFCPYKGIASYYDIGSRKRAAWSYVNAWTEVGRVSNLVSFEPDKIDVYLDDTQLRLEPGQTVIPHGVDRGLDTEEVLGKH